From Aspergillus chevalieri M1 DNA, chromosome 4, nearly complete sequence, a single genomic window includes:
- a CDS encoding uncharacterized protein (COG:S;~EggNog:ENOG410PRRT;~InterPro:IPR038903;~SECRETED:SignalP(1-20);~go_component: GO:0005576 - extracellular region [Evidence IEA];~go_function: GO:0019863 - IgE binding [Evidence IEA]), translated as MHLKFVFILLLALVAESVFARLQGHHRRHIHGKHLAIKNDNDNDNIGSGSIIEPRTLTDVNGNAIGIGPLTATLGILPGATLAPTNDHPHEDHPHDGHSTHGGHHEGHSHGHHPHGGHPHDGHPHGHDNEASPHPIKATAAWDQTPPDGQFTWDGFSGRTQSQGDGVGYKGNVGDPWGSNIILLDSETDAPYYKYVAQLHGPKDANAQPWKVVFWNKIGPDGKISGWYQHSALEFDMLPNEIKYVAFDKDSQGGFGAAPGDHLPTDQWGGWSSTWGEFDFGDVKNHAMSGWDVSCIQAQNAGQEVQGMRMCLSNGDKCSTITRGAKKVENAYPSDKAGVDGLGGVVGAGAVRIVVELDYDE; from the coding sequence ATGCACTTGAAGTTCGTCTTCATCCTGCTACTCGCCCTCGTGGCCGAGTCAGTCTTTGCCCGTCTCCAGGGCCACCATCGTCGCCACATCCATGGCAAGCACCTCGCTATCAagaacgacaacgacaacgacaacatcGGTTCTGGTTCTATAATCGAACCTCGCACTCTTACCGACGTCAACGGAAATGCTATCGGTATCGGTCCTCTCACTGCTACGCTCGGCATCCTCCCTGGTGCAACTCTGGCCCCGACCAACGATCACCCTCATGAAGACCATCCACACGATGGTCATTCCACTCACGGTGGTCACCACGAAGGCCATTCTCATGGTCATCATCCGCATGGTGGCCATCCCCACGACGGTCACCCCCACGGCCACGATAATGAGGCCAGCCCGCACCCCATCAAAGCAACCGCAGCCTGGGACCAGACCCCTCCCGACGGCCAATTCACCTGGGACGGCTTCAGCGGACGCACGCAGTCCCAAGGCGACGGCGTCGGCTACAAAGGCAACGTCGGCGACCCATGGGGTAGCAACATCATCCTGCTCGACTCCGAAACCGACGCTCCGTACTACAAATACGTCGCGCAACTGCACGGCCCTAAAGACGCCAACGCGCAGCCCTGGAAAGTCGTCTTCTGGAACAAGATCGGCCCAGATGGCAAGATATCTGGCTGGTACCAGCACTCTGCGCTTGAATTTGATATGCTGCCCAATGAGATCAAATATGTGGCTTTTGACAAGGACTCGCAGGGTGGGTTTGGTGCTGCGCCTGGGGACCATCTTCCTACCGATCAATGGGGTGGTTGGTCTAGTACTTGGGGCGAGTTTGACTTTGGTGATGTGAAGAATCATGCCATGTCTGGATGGGATGTGTCGTGTATTCAGGCGCAGAATGCCGGGCAGGAGGTGCaggggatgaggatgtgcTTGTCCAATGGGGACAAGTGTTCTACTATCACGAGGGGCGCGAAGAAAGTTGAGAATGCGTATCCGAGTGATAAGGCTGGAGTTGATGGATTGGGAGGTGTTGTTGGGGCAGGGGCTGTTAGGATTGTTGTTGAGCTGGACTATGATGAGTAG